The following coding sequences are from one Pseudomonas mendocina window:
- a CDS encoding anti-sigma factor translates to MLTCKELVAHSSDYLDGQLTLRQRLAVRTHLAMCGNCRRFIRQMKLTQAVIRQMPEGELPELDALAERLAQDRRNQG, encoded by the coding sequence ATGCTGACCTGCAAGGAACTGGTCGCTCACTCCAGCGATTATCTCGACGGCCAGCTGACCCTGCGCCAGCGCCTGGCCGTGCGCACGCACCTGGCCATGTGCGGCAACTGCCGGCGTTTTATCCGCCAGATGAAACTGACCCAGGCGGTGATCCGGCAGATGCCGGAGGGGGAGTTGCCCGAACTTGACGCCCTGGCCGAGCGCCTGGCGCAGGATCGGCGCAATCAGGGGTGA